A window of Microbispora hainanensis genomic DNA:
GAGCGGTACGCCTGGCCGGTCGTCGCCCAGCGCACGGTCGAGGCCTACCACGAGGCCATCGCGGCACGGCGCCTGTCCCGATGAGCGTCTCCCGCTAGGCGTCCCCCGATGAACGTCCCCCGGTGACTCCCCAGACCCCACGAAAGGCAGGCACCGAGTGCTGACCGTCGACTTCAACCGGCTGCCCGTCGGACCGGGCGACCGCGTCCTCGACCTCGGGGCCGGCGGTGGCCGGCACGCCTTCGAGGTGCTGCGCCGGGGCGCCGACGTGGTCGCCTTCGACATGGACGCCGCCGAGATGGAGAACGTGGCGGCCATGTTCGCGGCGATGGACAAGGAAGGCGAGGTGCCGGCGGGCGCGACCGGGGACACCGTCGTCGGCGACGCCCTGCACATGCCGTTCCCCGACGCGTCGTTCGACCGCGTCATCGCCGCCGAGGTGCTGGAGCACATCCCCGACGACATGGCCGCGATGCGCGAGATCGTCCGCGTGCTGAAGCCGGGCGGCCGGGCCGCGATCACGGTCCCGAGCTTCCTGCCGGAGCGGATCTGCTGGGCCCTGTCGGAGGACTACCACACCGCCCCCGGCGGACATATCCGGATTTATACGTTGGCGGAGCTCCAGGCGAAGCTGAAGTCCTCCGGGCTCGAGGTCGGCGGCCACCACTACGCCCACGGCCTGCACTCGCCGTACTGGTGGATCAAGTGCGCGGTCGGGGTCAATGACGACGACCACCCGCTGGCCAAGGCCTACCACGAGCTGCTCGTCTGGGACATCATGAAGCGCCCCCTCGCGACCCGGCTGGCCGAGGCCGTGCTCAACCCCCTGATCGGCAAGAGCGTCGTGGTCTACGTGCGGAAGCCCGCATGACGCGGGTGCCCGACGTTCCGGGGATCATCACCGCCGAGCAGGTCGTCCGTACGGCCGAGAGCATCGCCGCGGTCCAGGACGACCAGGGCGGCGTCCCCTGGCCCGAGGGCCACATCGACGCGTGGAACCACATCGAGTGCCTGATGGCGCTGACCGTGGCCGGGCTGCGCGACGAGGCCCGCAGGGGCTACGACTGGCTCGTACGGCACCAGCGCCCGGACGGCTCCTGGCCGATGAAGGTCCGCGACGGCGAGCCGGCCGAGGCGGCCGGGGAGTCCAACCACGCGGCGTACGTCGCGGTGGGGGTCTGGCACGACCTGCTGGTGACCGGCGACGAGGACTTCGCCCGGTCGATGTGGCCGATGGTGACGCGGGCCCTCGACTTCG
This region includes:
- a CDS encoding class I SAM-dependent methyltransferase; the protein is MLTVDFNRLPVGPGDRVLDLGAGGGRHAFEVLRRGADVVAFDMDAAEMENVAAMFAAMDKEGEVPAGATGDTVVGDALHMPFPDASFDRVIAAEVLEHIPDDMAAMREIVRVLKPGGRAAITVPSFLPERICWALSEDYHTAPGGHIRIYTLAELQAKLKSSGLEVGGHHYAHGLHSPYWWIKCAVGVNDDDHPLAKAYHELLVWDIMKRPLATRLAEAVLNPLIGKSVVVYVRKPA